The following are encoded together in the Echeneis naucrates chromosome 9, fEcheNa1.1, whole genome shotgun sequence genome:
- the LOC115048398 gene encoding serine/threonine-protein phosphatase 6 catalytic subunit isoform X2 encodes MAPLDLDKYAEIAKQCKYLPENDLKRLCDYVCDLLLEESNVQPVSTPVTVCGDIHGQGDFVDRGYYSLETFTYLLVLKAKWPDRITLLRGNHESRQITQVYGFYDECQTKYGNANAWRYCTKVFDMLTVAALMDEQILCVHGGLSPDIKTLDQIRTIERNQEIPHKGAFCDLVWSDPEDVDTWAISPRGAGWLFGAKVTNEFVHINNLKLICRAHQLVHEGYKFMFDEKLVTVWSAPNYCYRCGNIASIMVFKDANTREPKLFRAVPDSERVIPPRTTTPYFL; translated from the exons ATGGCGCCTCTAGATCTGGATAAATATGCAGAGATTGCAAAACAGTGTAAATACCTTCCAGAAAATGACCTGAAG AGATTATGTGACTATGTTTGTGATCTTCTGTTGGAGGAGTCAAATGTTCAGCCTGTATCTACTCCGGTAACAGTATGTGGGGACATACATGGACAG GGTGACTTTGTTGACCGGGGATACTACAGTTTAGAGACGTTCACCTATCTCCTGGTCCTGAAAGCTAAATGGCCTGACCGCATCACACTCCTGCGTGGAAACCATGAGAGCAGGCAGATCACACAAGTTTATGGCTTTTATG atGAGTGCCAGACTAAGTATGGGAATGCAAATGCATGGCGTTATTGCACCAAAGTGTTCGACATGTTAACAGTTGCAGCT ctaATGGATGAGCAGATCCTCTGTGTTCACGGAGGTCTCTCCCCAGACATTAAAACCTTGGATCAAATACGAACCATTGAGCGGAATCAGGAGATCCCCCACAAAGGAGCATTTTGTGATCTGGTGTGGTCAGACCCTGAGGATGTGGACACGTGGGCCATTAGTCCAAGAGGAGCTGGATGGCTCTTTGGTGCAAAGGTCACAAATGAG tttgttcacatcaacaacctgaagttAATCTGCCGTGCGCATCAACTTGTGCATGAAGGCTACAAGTTCATGTTTGATGAGAAACTGGTCACGGTGTGGTCGGCTCCTAATTACTGCTATCGCTGCGGCAACATTGCTTCCATTATGGTCTTCAAAGATGCAAATACGAGAGAGCCAAAACTCTTCAGAGCAGTTCCTGACTCAGAGAGAGTTATTCCACCCCGAACAACAACACCTTATTTCCTGTGA
- the rpl35 gene encoding large ribosomal subunit protein uL29, with protein MAKIKARDLRGKKKEELLKQLDDLKNELSQLRVAKVTGGAASKLSKIRVVRKSIARVLTVINQTQKENLRKFYKGKKYKPLDLRPKKTRALRRRLNKHEESLCTKKQQRKNLLYSIRKFAVKA; from the exons ATG GCTAAGATCAAGGCAAGAGATCTGCGGggcaagaaaaaagaagagctgTTAAAGCAGCTGGACGATCTAAAAAATGAATTGTCCCAGCTCCGTGTGGCCAAGGTCACCGGCGGAGCCGCATCTAAGCTCTCCAAGAT CCGTGTTGTCCGCAAGTCCATTGCCAGAGTCCTGACTGTCATCAACCAGACACAGAAGGAGAACTTGAGGAAGTTTTACAAG GGTAAGAAGTACAAACCTCTGGACCTGAGACCCAAAAAGACCAGAGCTCTGCGCCGTCGGCTCAACAAGCACGAAGAGAGTCTGTGCaccaaaaaacagcagaggaaaaatcTCCTTTACTCCATTCGCAAATTTGCAGTCAAAGCTTAA
- the LOC115048398 gene encoding serine/threonine-protein phosphatase 6 catalytic subunit isoform X1 yields the protein MAPLDLDKYAEIAKQCKYLPENDLKRLCDYVCDLLLEESNVQPVSTPVTVCGDIHGQFYDLCELFRTGGQVPDTNYIFMGDFVDRGYYSLETFTYLLVLKAKWPDRITLLRGNHESRQITQVYGFYDECQTKYGNANAWRYCTKVFDMLTVAALMDEQILCVHGGLSPDIKTLDQIRTIERNQEIPHKGAFCDLVWSDPEDVDTWAISPRGAGWLFGAKVTNEFVHINNLKLICRAHQLVHEGYKFMFDEKLVTVWSAPNYCYRCGNIASIMVFKDANTREPKLFRAVPDSERVIPPRTTTPYFL from the exons ATGGCGCCTCTAGATCTGGATAAATATGCAGAGATTGCAAAACAGTGTAAATACCTTCCAGAAAATGACCTGAAG AGATTATGTGACTATGTTTGTGATCTTCTGTTGGAGGAGTCAAATGTTCAGCCTGTATCTACTCCGGTAACAGTATGTGGGGACATACATGGACAG TTCTATGATCTCTGTGAACTCTTCCGAACTGGAGGCCAGGTTCCAGACACTAATTACATATTTATG GGTGACTTTGTTGACCGGGGATACTACAGTTTAGAGACGTTCACCTATCTCCTGGTCCTGAAAGCTAAATGGCCTGACCGCATCACACTCCTGCGTGGAAACCATGAGAGCAGGCAGATCACACAAGTTTATGGCTTTTATG atGAGTGCCAGACTAAGTATGGGAATGCAAATGCATGGCGTTATTGCACCAAAGTGTTCGACATGTTAACAGTTGCAGCT ctaATGGATGAGCAGATCCTCTGTGTTCACGGAGGTCTCTCCCCAGACATTAAAACCTTGGATCAAATACGAACCATTGAGCGGAATCAGGAGATCCCCCACAAAGGAGCATTTTGTGATCTGGTGTGGTCAGACCCTGAGGATGTGGACACGTGGGCCATTAGTCCAAGAGGAGCTGGATGGCTCTTTGGTGCAAAGGTCACAAATGAG tttgttcacatcaacaacctgaagttAATCTGCCGTGCGCATCAACTTGTGCATGAAGGCTACAAGTTCATGTTTGATGAGAAACTGGTCACGGTGTGGTCGGCTCCTAATTACTGCTATCGCTGCGGCAACATTGCTTCCATTATGGTCTTCAAAGATGCAAATACGAGAGAGCCAAAACTCTTCAGAGCAGTTCCTGACTCAGAGAGAGTTATTCCACCCCGAACAACAACACCTTATTTCCTGTGA
- the golga1 gene encoding golgin subfamily A member 1 isoform X1, whose amino-acid sequence MDGYNSKVICQRDIERREMFAKLKKKIAEEAATAPRSGVRIPRTISKESITSVGADSGDDFASDGSSSKDDLPAQLLRRNDQIRKLEAKLSDYAEQLRIMQKTKDKLEIALEKHQDSSIKKLQEQSESHQASRAKMAEGMTLALKKKDQEWMEKMASAEKERAAVSARLEEAMEQSLALFQKRDDLDELEGFQQQELAKVKHMLLRKEEHLNQQELQLQQKEAEVQAAKRGLSEARRKLQDLEQQHEESCRLNSELEIEREELLLLREEADKKMSGLERRCQELQSVILQVSDDFQKSQSMVLSLEKSLHDLQAEHDSLKLKQQKAAVTEEDKDRLLVDLQKKVTTLERQLQGNLSQDEHLQELLQEKFSLEQTLEETRAELLTVRTNHADTVSTLEAQVSRMSCSITELQTLLRHKDDSSRAYKERTDAQVANLELEVTESSEKLKCAEQQVTETQQHMEKMQEEWSADKAILDQKVSLLQQQSLENASRLEESIRSLEIHKETLQNRVADLEKQRDDVIATLRQQTEELDECRTELKSRQSSSTEIAKALEETRRQKEELHTQVGQLTAYLQASEQEVSTLTEKLSLREENIKTLQNEVQSRHTSLVQLQKEVEHLQAQLEQMEQDRDSKLISLRKELLNQTKQLDSCQARIMYLEVEVETLTEQLHSPDVCEEDQNGSVTVDDLDHIQKVNRELEQQLSDKNRTIRQLQQRLAELKRTLQKELKLKPELDGELKEKHPESRAERPERVCPEPPQPSAPSPSYTTTTTVTNTADLNDSREINFEYLKHVVLKFMSSRDAEAYQLIRAVSVLLNFTREEEDMLKQTLEYKMSWFGSKPSPKGIVRPSISGTSINWS is encoded by the exons ATGGACGGATATAATTCTAAAGTGATATG TCAAAGAGATATTGAAAGGAGGGAGATGTTCGCCAAGTTAAAGAAGAAGATTGCAGAGGAGGCAGCCACAGCGCCGAGGAGTGGCGTTCGTATACCACGCACCATCAGTAAGGAATCCATCACCTCAGTGGGGGCAGACTCGGGTGATGATTTT gcATCTGATGGCAGCAGCTCCAAGGATGACCTGCCTGCACAGCTCCTTCGGAGAAATGATCAGATCCGGAAGCTGGAGGCTAAACTCTCAG ACTACGCTGAGCAGCTACGAATTATGCAGAAGACCAAGGACAAGCTTGAAATTGCATTAGAAAAGCATCAGGATT CATCCATAAAGAAGCTTCAAGAGCAGAGTGAATCTCACCAGGCAAGCAGGGCTAAAATGGCAGAGGGGATGACTTTAGCGCTGAAGAAGAAGGATCAG gaaTGGATGGAGAAAATGGCCAGTGCAGAAAAG GAGAGGGCTGCCGTGTCAGCCCGTCTCGAAGAGGCAATGGAGCAAAGCTTAGCACTCTTCCAGAAAAGAGATGACCTGGATGAACTGGAAggttttcagcagcaggagctggCTAAAGTTAAACACATG ttgctgaggaaggaggagcatCTGAACCAGCAagagctccagctccagcagaaagaggcagaggtTCAGGCTGCGAAGAGAGGCCTGTCTGAGGCAAGACGGAAACTTCAGGATCTTGAGCAACAGCATGAGGAAAGCTGCAGACTCAACTCTGAGCTAGAAATAGAGCG agaggagctgctgctgctcagagagGAGGCAGACAAGAAGATGAGTGGGCTGGAGAGACGATGCCAAGAGCTGCAGTCAGTCATCCTTCAGGTCTCTGATGACTTCCAGAAG tcaCAGAGCATGGTATTATCTTTAGAGAAGTCCCTCCATGATCTACAGGCTGAACACGACTCCCTGAagttaaaacagcaaaag GCTGCTGTgacagaggaggacaaggaCCGCTTGTTGGTGGACCTTCAGAAGAAAGTGACCACCCTTGAGAGACAACTGCAGGGGAACCTGAGCCAGGACGAGCATTTGCAGGAGCTTCTTCAGGAG AAGTTCAGCCTTGAGCAAACACTGGAAGAGACCAGAGCGGAGCTTCTAACTGTTCGGACAAACCATGCCGATACTGTCAGCACCCTGGAGGCTCAG GTTTCCAGAATGAGCTGCAGTATCACTGAACTGCAGACTCTCTTACGACACAAAGATGACTCGTCCAGGGCCTACAAGGAGAGAACAGATGCCCAA gttgcTAACCTTGAGTTGGAGGTTACAGAGAGCAGTGAAAAGCTAAAGTGTGCAGAGCAGCAGGTCACTGAGACGCAGCAACATATGGAGAAAATG CAAGAAGAGTGGAGTGCAGACAAAGCTATTCTGGATCAGAAGGTCAGTTTGTTACAGCAACAAAGTCTGGAGAATGCAAGTCGATTGGAGGAAAGCATCAGGTCTTTAGAGATACACAAAGAGACGCTGCAGAACAGAGTG GCTGATTTAGAGAAGCAGAGGGATGATGTGATTGCCACACTGAGACAACAGACAGAAGAGTTGGATGAATGCAGG ACAGAGCTGAAGAGTCGACAGTCATCCAGCACAGAAATAGCCAAAGCTCTGGAGGAAACCAGACGACAAAAAGAGGAGCTGCACACACAG GTTGGACAGCTGACTGCTTATCTTCAAGCTTCAGAGCAGGAAGTTTCCACTCTCACTGAGAAGCTATCactgagagaagaaaacatcaaaactcTCCAGAATg AGGTGCAGTCTCGACATACATCACTGGTTCAGCTGCAGAAGGAAGTTGAGCATCTACAAGCTCAGCTGGAGCAGATGGAGCAGGACAGAGACTCAAAGCTTATCAGCCTTAGAAAAGAGCTGCTGAATCAGACAAAGCAGCTGGATAGCTGCCAGGCACGG ATCATGTacctggaggtggaggtggaaaCCCTTACGGAGCAGCTTCACAGCCCTGATGTGTGTGAGGAGGATCAGAATGGCAGTGTAACAGTGGATGACCTGGATCACATTCAGAAAGTCAACAGAGAACTagaacagcagctcagtgacaaGAATAGG ACCATCAGGCAGCTTCAGCAGAGACTGGCAGAACTGAAGAGGACACTGCAGAAGGAACTG AAATTGAAGCCAGAGCTAGATGGTGAATTGAAGGAGAAGCATCCTGAAAGCCGAGCAGAAAGGCCAGAGAGGGTTTGTCCAGAGCCCCCCCAACCTTCTGCCCCAAGCCCTTCATACACGACCACAACTACCGTGACCAACACAGCAGACCTCAATGACTCACGAGAAATCAACTTTGAGTATCTCAAACACGTTGTCCTTAAGTTTATGTCATCCAGAGATGCTGAG GCATACCAGCTGATACgagctgtgtctgtgctgctcaATTTCACACGTGAGGAGGAGGACATGTTGAAGCAAACTCTGGAGTATAAG ATGTCCTGGTTTGGATCCAAGCCTTCTCCAAAAGGCATCGTCCGGCCATCAATATCTGGGACTTCAATTAACTGGAGTTGA
- the golga1 gene encoding golgin subfamily A member 1 isoform X2: MFAKLKKKIAEEAATAPRSGVRIPRTISKESITSVGADSGDDFASDGSSSKDDLPAQLLRRNDQIRKLEAKLSDYAEQLRIMQKTKDKLEIALEKHQDSSIKKLQEQSESHQASRAKMAEGMTLALKKKDQEWMEKMASAEKERAAVSARLEEAMEQSLALFQKRDDLDELEGFQQQELAKVKHMLLRKEEHLNQQELQLQQKEAEVQAAKRGLSEARRKLQDLEQQHEESCRLNSELEIEREELLLLREEADKKMSGLERRCQELQSVILQVSDDFQKSQSMVLSLEKSLHDLQAEHDSLKLKQQKAAVTEEDKDRLLVDLQKKVTTLERQLQGNLSQDEHLQELLQEKFSLEQTLEETRAELLTVRTNHADTVSTLEAQVSRMSCSITELQTLLRHKDDSSRAYKERTDAQVANLELEVTESSEKLKCAEQQVTETQQHMEKMQEEWSADKAILDQKVSLLQQQSLENASRLEESIRSLEIHKETLQNRVADLEKQRDDVIATLRQQTEELDECRTELKSRQSSSTEIAKALEETRRQKEELHTQVGQLTAYLQASEQEVSTLTEKLSLREENIKTLQNEVQSRHTSLVQLQKEVEHLQAQLEQMEQDRDSKLISLRKELLNQTKQLDSCQARIMYLEVEVETLTEQLHSPDVCEEDQNGSVTVDDLDHIQKVNRELEQQLSDKNRTIRQLQQRLAELKRTLQKELKLKPELDGELKEKHPESRAERPERVCPEPPQPSAPSPSYTTTTTVTNTADLNDSREINFEYLKHVVLKFMSSRDAEAYQLIRAVSVLLNFTREEEDMLKQTLEYKMSWFGSKPSPKGIVRPSISGTSINWS, encoded by the exons ATGTTCGCCAAGTTAAAGAAGAAGATTGCAGAGGAGGCAGCCACAGCGCCGAGGAGTGGCGTTCGTATACCACGCACCATCAGTAAGGAATCCATCACCTCAGTGGGGGCAGACTCGGGTGATGATTTT gcATCTGATGGCAGCAGCTCCAAGGATGACCTGCCTGCACAGCTCCTTCGGAGAAATGATCAGATCCGGAAGCTGGAGGCTAAACTCTCAG ACTACGCTGAGCAGCTACGAATTATGCAGAAGACCAAGGACAAGCTTGAAATTGCATTAGAAAAGCATCAGGATT CATCCATAAAGAAGCTTCAAGAGCAGAGTGAATCTCACCAGGCAAGCAGGGCTAAAATGGCAGAGGGGATGACTTTAGCGCTGAAGAAGAAGGATCAG gaaTGGATGGAGAAAATGGCCAGTGCAGAAAAG GAGAGGGCTGCCGTGTCAGCCCGTCTCGAAGAGGCAATGGAGCAAAGCTTAGCACTCTTCCAGAAAAGAGATGACCTGGATGAACTGGAAggttttcagcagcaggagctggCTAAAGTTAAACACATG ttgctgaggaaggaggagcatCTGAACCAGCAagagctccagctccagcagaaagaggcagaggtTCAGGCTGCGAAGAGAGGCCTGTCTGAGGCAAGACGGAAACTTCAGGATCTTGAGCAACAGCATGAGGAAAGCTGCAGACTCAACTCTGAGCTAGAAATAGAGCG agaggagctgctgctgctcagagagGAGGCAGACAAGAAGATGAGTGGGCTGGAGAGACGATGCCAAGAGCTGCAGTCAGTCATCCTTCAGGTCTCTGATGACTTCCAGAAG tcaCAGAGCATGGTATTATCTTTAGAGAAGTCCCTCCATGATCTACAGGCTGAACACGACTCCCTGAagttaaaacagcaaaag GCTGCTGTgacagaggaggacaaggaCCGCTTGTTGGTGGACCTTCAGAAGAAAGTGACCACCCTTGAGAGACAACTGCAGGGGAACCTGAGCCAGGACGAGCATTTGCAGGAGCTTCTTCAGGAG AAGTTCAGCCTTGAGCAAACACTGGAAGAGACCAGAGCGGAGCTTCTAACTGTTCGGACAAACCATGCCGATACTGTCAGCACCCTGGAGGCTCAG GTTTCCAGAATGAGCTGCAGTATCACTGAACTGCAGACTCTCTTACGACACAAAGATGACTCGTCCAGGGCCTACAAGGAGAGAACAGATGCCCAA gttgcTAACCTTGAGTTGGAGGTTACAGAGAGCAGTGAAAAGCTAAAGTGTGCAGAGCAGCAGGTCACTGAGACGCAGCAACATATGGAGAAAATG CAAGAAGAGTGGAGTGCAGACAAAGCTATTCTGGATCAGAAGGTCAGTTTGTTACAGCAACAAAGTCTGGAGAATGCAAGTCGATTGGAGGAAAGCATCAGGTCTTTAGAGATACACAAAGAGACGCTGCAGAACAGAGTG GCTGATTTAGAGAAGCAGAGGGATGATGTGATTGCCACACTGAGACAACAGACAGAAGAGTTGGATGAATGCAGG ACAGAGCTGAAGAGTCGACAGTCATCCAGCACAGAAATAGCCAAAGCTCTGGAGGAAACCAGACGACAAAAAGAGGAGCTGCACACACAG GTTGGACAGCTGACTGCTTATCTTCAAGCTTCAGAGCAGGAAGTTTCCACTCTCACTGAGAAGCTATCactgagagaagaaaacatcaaaactcTCCAGAATg AGGTGCAGTCTCGACATACATCACTGGTTCAGCTGCAGAAGGAAGTTGAGCATCTACAAGCTCAGCTGGAGCAGATGGAGCAGGACAGAGACTCAAAGCTTATCAGCCTTAGAAAAGAGCTGCTGAATCAGACAAAGCAGCTGGATAGCTGCCAGGCACGG ATCATGTacctggaggtggaggtggaaaCCCTTACGGAGCAGCTTCACAGCCCTGATGTGTGTGAGGAGGATCAGAATGGCAGTGTAACAGTGGATGACCTGGATCACATTCAGAAAGTCAACAGAGAACTagaacagcagctcagtgacaaGAATAGG ACCATCAGGCAGCTTCAGCAGAGACTGGCAGAACTGAAGAGGACACTGCAGAAGGAACTG AAATTGAAGCCAGAGCTAGATGGTGAATTGAAGGAGAAGCATCCTGAAAGCCGAGCAGAAAGGCCAGAGAGGGTTTGTCCAGAGCCCCCCCAACCTTCTGCCCCAAGCCCTTCATACACGACCACAACTACCGTGACCAACACAGCAGACCTCAATGACTCACGAGAAATCAACTTTGAGTATCTCAAACACGTTGTCCTTAAGTTTATGTCATCCAGAGATGCTGAG GCATACCAGCTGATACgagctgtgtctgtgctgctcaATTTCACACGTGAGGAGGAGGACATGTTGAAGCAAACTCTGGAGTATAAG ATGTCCTGGTTTGGATCCAAGCCTTCTCCAAAAGGCATCGTCCGGCCATCAATATCTGGGACTTCAATTAACTGGAGTTGA
- the golga1 gene encoding golgin subfamily A member 1 isoform X3 has translation MDGYNSKVICQRDIERREMFAKLKKKIAEEAATAPRSGVRIPRTISKESITSVGADSGDDFASDGSSSKDDLPAQLLRRNDQIRKLEAKLSDYAEQLRIMQKTKDKLEIALEKHQDSSIKKLQEQSESHQASRAKMAEGMTLALKKKDQEWMEKMASAEKLLRKEEHLNQQELQLQQKEAEVQAAKRGLSEARRKLQDLEQQHEESCRLNSELEIEREELLLLREEADKKMSGLERRCQELQSVILQVSDDFQKSQSMVLSLEKSLHDLQAEHDSLKLKQQKAAVTEEDKDRLLVDLQKKVTTLERQLQGNLSQDEHLQELLQEKFSLEQTLEETRAELLTVRTNHADTVSTLEAQVSRMSCSITELQTLLRHKDDSSRAYKERTDAQVANLELEVTESSEKLKCAEQQVTETQQHMEKMQEEWSADKAILDQKVSLLQQQSLENASRLEESIRSLEIHKETLQNRVADLEKQRDDVIATLRQQTEELDECRTELKSRQSSSTEIAKALEETRRQKEELHTQVGQLTAYLQASEQEVSTLTEKLSLREENIKTLQNEVQSRHTSLVQLQKEVEHLQAQLEQMEQDRDSKLISLRKELLNQTKQLDSCQARIMYLEVEVETLTEQLHSPDVCEEDQNGSVTVDDLDHIQKVNRELEQQLSDKNRTIRQLQQRLAELKRTLQKELKLKPELDGELKEKHPESRAERPERVCPEPPQPSAPSPSYTTTTTVTNTADLNDSREINFEYLKHVVLKFMSSRDAEAYQLIRAVSVLLNFTREEEDMLKQTLEYKMSWFGSKPSPKGIVRPSISGTSINWS, from the exons ATGGACGGATATAATTCTAAAGTGATATG TCAAAGAGATATTGAAAGGAGGGAGATGTTCGCCAAGTTAAAGAAGAAGATTGCAGAGGAGGCAGCCACAGCGCCGAGGAGTGGCGTTCGTATACCACGCACCATCAGTAAGGAATCCATCACCTCAGTGGGGGCAGACTCGGGTGATGATTTT gcATCTGATGGCAGCAGCTCCAAGGATGACCTGCCTGCACAGCTCCTTCGGAGAAATGATCAGATCCGGAAGCTGGAGGCTAAACTCTCAG ACTACGCTGAGCAGCTACGAATTATGCAGAAGACCAAGGACAAGCTTGAAATTGCATTAGAAAAGCATCAGGATT CATCCATAAAGAAGCTTCAAGAGCAGAGTGAATCTCACCAGGCAAGCAGGGCTAAAATGGCAGAGGGGATGACTTTAGCGCTGAAGAAGAAGGATCAG gaaTGGATGGAGAAAATGGCCAGTGCAGAAAAG ttgctgaggaaggaggagcatCTGAACCAGCAagagctccagctccagcagaaagaggcagaggtTCAGGCTGCGAAGAGAGGCCTGTCTGAGGCAAGACGGAAACTTCAGGATCTTGAGCAACAGCATGAGGAAAGCTGCAGACTCAACTCTGAGCTAGAAATAGAGCG agaggagctgctgctgctcagagagGAGGCAGACAAGAAGATGAGTGGGCTGGAGAGACGATGCCAAGAGCTGCAGTCAGTCATCCTTCAGGTCTCTGATGACTTCCAGAAG tcaCAGAGCATGGTATTATCTTTAGAGAAGTCCCTCCATGATCTACAGGCTGAACACGACTCCCTGAagttaaaacagcaaaag GCTGCTGTgacagaggaggacaaggaCCGCTTGTTGGTGGACCTTCAGAAGAAAGTGACCACCCTTGAGAGACAACTGCAGGGGAACCTGAGCCAGGACGAGCATTTGCAGGAGCTTCTTCAGGAG AAGTTCAGCCTTGAGCAAACACTGGAAGAGACCAGAGCGGAGCTTCTAACTGTTCGGACAAACCATGCCGATACTGTCAGCACCCTGGAGGCTCAG GTTTCCAGAATGAGCTGCAGTATCACTGAACTGCAGACTCTCTTACGACACAAAGATGACTCGTCCAGGGCCTACAAGGAGAGAACAGATGCCCAA gttgcTAACCTTGAGTTGGAGGTTACAGAGAGCAGTGAAAAGCTAAAGTGTGCAGAGCAGCAGGTCACTGAGACGCAGCAACATATGGAGAAAATG CAAGAAGAGTGGAGTGCAGACAAAGCTATTCTGGATCAGAAGGTCAGTTTGTTACAGCAACAAAGTCTGGAGAATGCAAGTCGATTGGAGGAAAGCATCAGGTCTTTAGAGATACACAAAGAGACGCTGCAGAACAGAGTG GCTGATTTAGAGAAGCAGAGGGATGATGTGATTGCCACACTGAGACAACAGACAGAAGAGTTGGATGAATGCAGG ACAGAGCTGAAGAGTCGACAGTCATCCAGCACAGAAATAGCCAAAGCTCTGGAGGAAACCAGACGACAAAAAGAGGAGCTGCACACACAG GTTGGACAGCTGACTGCTTATCTTCAAGCTTCAGAGCAGGAAGTTTCCACTCTCACTGAGAAGCTATCactgagagaagaaaacatcaaaactcTCCAGAATg AGGTGCAGTCTCGACATACATCACTGGTTCAGCTGCAGAAGGAAGTTGAGCATCTACAAGCTCAGCTGGAGCAGATGGAGCAGGACAGAGACTCAAAGCTTATCAGCCTTAGAAAAGAGCTGCTGAATCAGACAAAGCAGCTGGATAGCTGCCAGGCACGG ATCATGTacctggaggtggaggtggaaaCCCTTACGGAGCAGCTTCACAGCCCTGATGTGTGTGAGGAGGATCAGAATGGCAGTGTAACAGTGGATGACCTGGATCACATTCAGAAAGTCAACAGAGAACTagaacagcagctcagtgacaaGAATAGG ACCATCAGGCAGCTTCAGCAGAGACTGGCAGAACTGAAGAGGACACTGCAGAAGGAACTG AAATTGAAGCCAGAGCTAGATGGTGAATTGAAGGAGAAGCATCCTGAAAGCCGAGCAGAAAGGCCAGAGAGGGTTTGTCCAGAGCCCCCCCAACCTTCTGCCCCAAGCCCTTCATACACGACCACAACTACCGTGACCAACACAGCAGACCTCAATGACTCACGAGAAATCAACTTTGAGTATCTCAAACACGTTGTCCTTAAGTTTATGTCATCCAGAGATGCTGAG GCATACCAGCTGATACgagctgtgtctgtgctgctcaATTTCACACGTGAGGAGGAGGACATGTTGAAGCAAACTCTGGAGTATAAG ATGTCCTGGTTTGGATCCAAGCCTTCTCCAAAAGGCATCGTCCGGCCATCAATATCTGGGACTTCAATTAACTGGAGTTGA